Genomic segment of Rhinoraja longicauda isolate Sanriku21f chromosome 4, sRhiLon1.1, whole genome shotgun sequence:
gggggggggagagagagatacggTTATTATATGATTCACCCTTAAATGACATCATCCAATGTGATCAACATATCCAAAAAATCTGTACCAAcctgctatagaaacatagaaatcttTAAAATCTGTAACTTCCCGAGAGCCCTCGCAGGTAGCAATGCACTCGTCATAAGCCTTGAGGTAGTCAGGAATGGCCAACTCCATGTCAGTAATGGACACCGGGTAGTTCTCTGCATTGTATGCCTTCACTGCCCGCAGGAAGAGAGTCTGAAATTCCACAACACCTCCGGTCAGCACAGCTTGTGGGATAAGAAGTGTGTTTAAAGtcaaagagagaaaacggggtggAGAGGACAGAAGGAATATCTGTGAAAGAGTGGTAATCATGAATTACACTTTGCCTTTTGACCTGCCTTGTTAACAGACAAGGGTGAACATTTAAGGGAGATAATAATAAAGAAAAGTACATGCTAGGACTGAGAGAAAAGAACAGCAATTacaggaaattaaaaataaaagagaatgctagaaatactcagcatatcaggcagtgactggggagagagaaatagagcaaaTATAAAAGGGGGATGTGTTTGATCAGAACAAGCCAGTTCTAAcagaaacagtttagtttagagatacagcgtggaaatgggctcttcagcccaccaagtccaagtcaACCAGTAGAGGCACTCACGCTCTGCATCATCAGTCGCTGCTTTCTCTACTAACTTCATAAATCGTGGGTGcaaaattaggccactcagcccatcgagtctactccgccatccaattatggctgatctatctttccctctcaaccccattcacctgccttcttcccataacctgactaatcaagaatctgtcaatcttcaccttatAAATATcagttgacagcctccacagccgtctatggcaaagaatcccacagattcaccaccctctgactaaaataattcatagaaacatagaaaataggtgcaggaggaggccattctgcccttcgagacagcaccgccattcattgtgatcatggctgatcgtccacaatcaataacctgtgcctgtcttctccccatattccttgattccactagccccgagagctctatctaactctctcttaagtcctcctcatctcctttctaaaagtctcatctccttttattctgaggctgtgccctctggtcctagactcttccacaagtggaaacaacctctccaaatccacacttaccaggcctctcactatttggtcagtttcaatgaggtcccccctcattcttctcaactcgagCGAGTACAGACACAGTGCTATCAAATGCTCATCAGACGTTAATCCAATTATCCCCGCAatcattttcgtaaacctcctctggaccctctccaatgccagcacatccttcctcagatatggagcccaaaactgctcacaatattccaaatgcggtctgaccagtgccttataagttTCAGCATCCcggttacatccctgtttttatattctagtcctctcaaaataaatgctaaaattgcatttgccttccttactatcgattcaacttgcaaattaatcttttgggaatccagcaccagcactcccaagtcactttgcacCTACTTACACTGGGGTCCCACTCCATCTCTGTGCCCTGCTCACTGCTTCTCCACTCAGACTGGATTCCACTCCATCTCTATGCCCTGCTCACTGGCTTCTCCACTAACACTGGGGTCCAATGGATTAGTGGATCCCGTCACTAGCATCTCCACCACGTGTGCTCCTTCAGAGATCACACTTGCTCTATTCCTCCACTCAATTCAGAAACACAGAAGAATGACAGCAACTGGAACAGAGGTATCCCAGCtgggggagatgctgcctgacccgctgaattactacaatgctttgtggggttttttggatTCCAGCCAGAAACACTTTAATGCCTCCCACTCACCTCGTAACTTTTCACCTCCAGATCATTAATAAACTCGTCAGAGCCTGGTAAACTACTGTAGTAAGCCATATTCTGTTGCATCATCTTATCATCAGGGTGCCTCTGGAGGAAGGTGTGAGCTGCTGAAATGGCCTTGGGAATGTTATTGATCTGGTACAAATGGACAAAGACATTCATTAAGCTGCTAAATTATACAAACAAGCACAAAGATAATGGAAAGAAGATTCAACTAAGTTAATGCTGTTGTCCTTGGGATCTGGGCAGAGCCCCAGTCAGAATTCACATCCCCTCTGCATTCACATTAATGGTTCAGTGGAgcgggtgtattgtgtgcagatttgctaCAGGGGAAGGTGCCACAGTTCACACATGAGTAATATACTGTTCTCTATCTGTCCACCTGCCTCAGACAAAAAGCTGCACCATGTGCTTAGCTTGTTCTGGATAGATGAACTTTCTGTGAAATATCTGAGGTTAGAATAGGCTCTAGCCTCAGCAGTCATTATATAATCTGGGCAATAACACTTCCGTGAACATTTATAATTATAAAAGTAACAAGGGCCCAAATGGGTTTTGAGTTTGATCCCAGTGATGGCACTCTGGGTATATGAGAAACTTGCAGAAGATCTCAGCATTTCTGATAAGATTGAGGTATAGCAGTGTTTTCAAAGGAAGTGTCAGGGATGAGAAAGTGATGGatgctggaaaatgatcactTATTACTTAATATGTCTTCAAAAGTAAACAGGTTTTATTCTTTCTGCTCAGCCAGGTTAATAAGCCAGGATATGTAAAATGTTGCTAGAGCACAGTGTAAATGAGTTAAATGGTCAACTTCATCATCACCAACTCAGGATTCTCTCAATATTATCATATTGATGGGGAGGCAATAGGAAATATTCCAAATTTTCCTCCAAAGATCAACAGTGGAAAGTCAGAGGGTCTGATACTGCAATTGGCTTGAAGAAATCTCTGACCTTTCACAGTGCAGGCTATGGTTGTTGCTGTTCTCTGCCCTCATCTTCTTAACCAACCGTTTCTCCTGTGGTACTACTGCTTGTCTCCTGCATTGCACCCAGTCTGTGTGTGGGAGCTTGAGAGCCTGCAGACATTTCTACGGGCAATGTAATTCATAGAACTAATTACATACTGCAGCAGGAAGCCAGATATAACTTTCAGTCACTCAGCACAGCCTCCCTTTCACATTACTAGCTGCATACCACTTTGCTTCAGGATCCATTAGTGAAAACGTATTGAGAGTAATTTAAGATTCAACTAAAGGAAACGAAAGACTCAAGATACACAACTAATTGCATTTTCTGAAACTGGTAAAATGGACATTATAGTGCTCTGGAATAAACAAACAGAATGTTGAGGTACTTTCCAGTGTCATTTGAGCTACAGTTTTTTAAAGTTCCACCCCCACAATACAACATCGCTTGTGACGGCATTCACAATGGGCAACAGATGCAGAAACACTCACAGAAGCAGTCTGGCTGAATGACTTGGGCATCTAAGCAAATTATAGGGATCAAACTGGCAGTGCAGGAGGGAGGGACATAGTAGCTTAAGGCTTATATAAAGGACACAGGACCAATTAGTGTTCATCCCATGAGCACCAGGCATGAAACCAAATTCCTTACATTCAGGAGGAATGTGAGGAGAAGCTGTTGGAATGTTTATGCATTCTGCAGGAAGGGCAAATTCTCCCACTTAACTGTTTGTTGTCTTCAAAACCTCCCTGGATCCTCTCTCTGGGATGATTAGGAGAGATAAGAAATACATTGAGGATATCCAGTAGACGAGATGGAATCAGTACTTGGATTTTCAGGAAGCCTTAAACAAGCACCCACACAGGAGACCGGTGAACAAGGCTAGAGCACATAGAATTGGGGGAAATGTACAAGTGTGCACTGGGCGTTGGCGATCAGATAGAAAGGATGGGAATAAACAGCTCCTTCTTGGTTCGACAGGCTGTGACCTGTAAGGTAGCACAGGAATCGGTACAAGCATTTAACCATTCACGCACAGTCTCTATCAACAGTTTGGCTGAGGAAACCAAATGTAACATTCCCAGGTTTGCTGGCAGGAAACTGTAGGAATGAGAGTGGTGATGAGGATACTAAGAGGCTTCAAGGAGATTTAGACAATCGGCGTAAGTAGGAAACATTTCCTCTCTTCTTCCATTTTGGTTGCATGGTGAAGAGTGTGGCCAATGGGGGAACCACAGTACCTTCCACAAGTGGGTAAAAGGTGTCTAAGTGGGGGGCAGGCAGGTGGTGGGATAGTGAGGTGGCATGCTCCTTCCACCTGTCATACTGGGCCTTGTATAGATTCCAGATTCTCAATACTATCTCAAAAACTACATTCGTAATCCCAGAGGTCATGAATCAGTAATTGTCGGAGACAGCAGGGATGATGCATTTCTTTGTGTTGGATTCGAGCACATGTGCGACCCTTTCCTTTTATCGACGTGGTAATGTCTTCCCGTGACAGATCTTGGAATAGTGTGGTTTGGAAACCTGGTATTGAACATGTGAACCACATAGATTTCTGAACGTGTAGCGAATCAAGGATTGGTGATGGGGTGGGAAAATTATGATTAGAGGAAGGGGACTTGAGGAAGCTGTTTTTCACCCAGAAGATGATTGAAATCTAGAACATACTTCCCAAGAGGAGTGGTGGAATGGTTACTTTAAcacttaagaaatatttggatgaGCACATGAAATGCATGGCATAGATGTCAAAGGCTAAGTGCTGGAAAATGTAGTTAGAGTAGTTAGATATCTGAGGACCAACATGGTCATGGTAGCCAGAAGGGCTAGTTTCAATCCTTGTAGCATCTCCTCACACTGGAAGACCAGCAAATTTCAGGCAGACCAAAGCTCATCTTGCATTGAATTAATGGTCTTGTAGCAGCTGTCATTGTCTCAACGTGTCCTGAGATCAGCCAGGCAGGGCACAGAGTCCTGTGTTGCACAGCTACAGGGAACAAAACCTAGAGAAACATTGCTGTATATCGATCCAGACCTTTTTGCCAAAAACATTCCAGAAGGAGTAGGACAACAGTTTTGTTCCCAACACGGTGACCAAGGGCAACAGTGGTGGTGTTGAGATTCAGGCAGTTTGTGATTACTCGGTCCGCCCACTACCGGCTAAGTGAAGTCTTGTGCTTGTTTGAAAGTTTGAGCCTCCAGATATTCTGCCCAATGATTTGACACTCTGTTTAGGGAACCAGCGACAAAGGTTATCAATATCATCACTTTCTCCACAGGGTTTCTATGCAGGGTGTTCCTCTGTCCAATctcctctggggggggggggagtaaggtGGCACATTGAAAACACTGAGGGTGCTCAGAACGTCTGCATTTAGTGACACCATGTTTGTGCCCCTAGGGTTCATGTACAGTTTGATGTAGACACGCGCAAAGGTAATCTTTGAGATAGGGAACATTAGGACGCATTTAATCCCGCTTTAACTTTACGTTTCTACGAACACTCGAGTTTTGGTTTTAAAACTAACGCACTCACCTTAAAGTAGGCAAACTGGAGAAACTTGTAGACCTCACGTTTATCAAATTCCTCCAGCGTCTCCTTGCTGGGCTGGGTCTGGCGGAAGGCGGGCAGGCCCTGCTTGCATCTCTTCAGGCACTGGGCTCTGATCATGATGTTGCTGAAGAGCTGCAGCTCGGCGAAGCGGCCGAAGTGGTCACTGTCCTGGGACCGTACCGTGCTGCAATTGAGGTTGCAGAAGGCCTCGCTGTCCCGGAGCAGGCGGTTCAACCTCAGGCTCATCTCCAGGTAGTCCACGCACTCCTGCCAGTTCTCCGCCGTGTACTGGTCCAGCGCATGTCTGTACGCCGATTCCAGCGGCATCAGCTCTTCCCGCGGGTAGCTGCGGAAACTGTACTTCTCGTACTGTGCGAGCCCGGCGCCGCAGCACAGCAACACCAGCAGGGGCAGGGACAACTGGGGCAGGGACAACTGGGGCAAGGACAACTGGGGCAAGGACAACTGGGGCAAGGACAACTGGGGCAAGGACAACTGGGCGGCCTGCGACATACTGACCGCTCCCCCGACCCGTCTCCGAGTGATCCCTGGTTCTCTGATCTATCCCCGATCCACCTCCTATCGATCTCTGACCCGCCGCTGATTGATCCCCACCCTGCCGCAAGATCACTGATTTACAGCCGCTGGATCTCCACTGGCTCACTGCCCCAGCGCGGCAGATCCCTTTGGATTACTGTTGCAGGATTTACCCTGCTCCAGGTCCTGGATCTCCTCTGGATCTCCGCTGGCTCACTGCCCCAGCGCGGCAGATTGGATTACTGTTGCCTCTGGATCTCCACTGGCTCACTGCCCCAGCGCGGCAGATTGGATTACTGTTGCAGGATTTCCCCTGCTCCAGGCCCTggatctccactgccttctgtcctaCCCCGCCAGCCGTGCGGGATAATCGACATCCCACGCACTCAATCAGCGCAAAAGCCGCCGAGTTTGCCCACCCCATTGGACGGCCGACGGTCCCCCCGCCCCCGAGgagccccctcccccgtccccgtccccgcccCGCGTCCACGTCGCCAGCGAGGGTCTGGTTGGGGCTGGGCCGGGTCGGATGGGAGTAATGATGGGCGACGGGCTGAAGCTGGTGTTGGTGATCGCGTTGCTGGTCAGGGTTGCGGCGAAGGCGCCGCCGGTGCCGCTGGAtgatgtggtggtggagaagcggTTCGAGCCGCGGGAGTGCGTGCGGGCGGTGGAGGCGGGGGATTTCGTCCGCTATCATTACTTGGGCACTCTGGCCGGCGGCCGGCGCTTCGACTCCAGGTACCGCTCGCCTGGAGCCACGGAAATCCCGTCTGTGGAGATTGTGGGTCCGGGCAGATCACTTGGCTGGGGTGGGCGAGGAGATTCTCGGGCACAAACCTTGTGCGAATCCCGGCCCCGTCTCACCCTCTGCATTAAGTTGTGGAACTGTGATTGAAGGGATCGCGGGTATATAATAGTGTCCATGTGGCAGTGTGCATTTATTAGAGGGGCGGGAGCAGAATGTGTagtctgtgggggtgggggctgctTTTGTTGTTAGTAGTATGGttttctgcaattccttgttatttGTCCCATTTACCAAAAGCCGGACAGATCGATTCCCGTTATTTACCCACCCTCATTTGTAAAGTGATGGACAATATTCGTAGTATAATGAAGTGTTAATAACTCACCCATAACCTGTCTAGTTTGCGTTTCGCCAGAACCACTCGACTCCAGACATCACAGCCAGTTCAAACATGTTCCAAAGAtctgaattccagaggtgaggCGAGAGAGACTGCTCTTGGCGTCAGGGCAACATTCCACTGAGGGAGATTTCAAGGAGCCCTGGTAAAACCAAAATCAATGGGTGTCAAAGGGAAGATATCCCAATGGCCAGAGTCACATCTAACACAAAGGAAGATGATTGTTGGAAGTTGATCATTCCAATCCCATACATCATTGCAAGAGATCAATGAGGCTGCATCCAAGgtccaaccatcttcagctgcatCAATGGACTTCCTTCTATCATTATCCATTATACATATTTCCATACAATATAATCCATTGAGTACATGACAATTTCCAGTGCAATCACACCTATCCCATTCCCTCACTCGTTTTCCTTTAACCCTATTTTCTCCGCCTGTCCACATTGGTATCAGCACGCATCTATACCAGAGGCAATTTAAATTATcgacctgcacatcattgggaaGTGGGTGGCAATCAAGGCACCCGCAGATGAGggtacccacgtggtcacagggagaatataaaccccatgcagacagcactagaaggttgcacaatgttcaattccattcacaactcgaGCATTGAAGCTGATTGTGCCTGCATGCACCAAGATCCAAACAACCTTGAACAAAACCAACATGGGCTGATAACTAGCAAGTAACATTTGCCTCATGTCCAACAGAGATCCTAACACCTAACTTTGAAATTCAACAGTATTACCTTCATTGTGCACCCATCAGCAATATACTGGAGGTTATGATTGATTAGAAACTCAATTGGATTAGTTACATATACACAGTGCCAACTAGAGCAAGCTAGAGCTGTTGTCCTGCAGCAAGTGAAACCTGACActcaactaggaaaatggacaaaggagagccagtgaatgtagtgtatctggactttcagaaagtctttgataaggtcccacataggagattagtgggcaaaattagagcacatggtattgggagtaggtttatgacatggatagaaaattggttggcagacaggaaacaaagagtagcgattaacgggtcccttttagaatggcaggcagtgactagtggggtaccgcaaggctcggtgctgggaccgcagctatttataatatacattaattatttagatgaagggattaaaagtaacattagcaaatttgcagataacacaaagctgggaggcagtgtgaactgtgaggaggatgctatgaggatgcaggatgacttggacaggttgggtgagtgggcagatgcatggcagatgcagtttaatgtggataaatgagaggttatccactttggtggcaagaacaggaaggcagattattatctgaatcgtgtcaagttaggcaaaggggaagtacaacgagatctgggtgtccttacacatcaatcactgaaagtaagcactgAAAGTAAggaacaacaggcagtgaagaaagctaatggcatgttggccttcctaacaagaggaattgagtgtaggagcgaagaggtccttctgcagttgtacagggctctggtgagaccacacctggagtattgtgtgcagttttggtctccaaatttgaggaaggatattattgctattgagggagtgcagcgtaggttcacgaggttaattcccgggatggcgggactgtcatatgttgaaagaatggagcaactcggcttgaaaacactggaatttcaaaggatgtgagggaatcttattgaaacatataagattattaagggattggacatgctagagaaaagaaacatggtcccgatgttgagggagtccagaaccagtgtcctccgtttaagaataaggggtaggccatttggaacggagatgaggaaaaaccttttcacccagagagttgtgaatctg
This window contains:
- the crtap gene encoding cartilage-associated protein encodes the protein MSQAAQLSLPQLSLPQLSLPQLSLPQLSLPQLSLPLLVLLCCGAGLAQYEKYSFRSYPREELMPLESAYRHALDQYTAENWQECVDYLEMSLRLNRLLRDSEAFCNLNCSTVRSQDSDHFGRFAELQLFSNIMIRAQCLKRCKQGLPAFRQTQPSKETLEEFDKREVYKFLQFAYFKINNIPKAISAAHTFLQRHPDDKMMQQNMAYYSSLPGSDEFINDLEVKSYETLFLRAVKAYNAENYPVSITDMELAIPDYLKAYDECIATCEGSREVTDFKDFYVSIAGHYAEILQCKVKCEHDLTPVIGGFLVEKFLATMYHYLQFAYYKLNNMKNATPCVATYLLFDPDDSVMKQNLVYYQYHKEKWDLTQEDFTVRPEALRYYNKTKLQHQMYEFAQEHLQDDDEGEVLEYIDDLLEAPSS